The following coding sequences lie in one Candidatus Nitrospira allomarina genomic window:
- a CDS encoding rhodanese-like domain-containing protein, translated as MDSLGIIFGGLGLCLASVALWSVRRLHQDLIRLKREQYNLEQKVGALSGKIESAVEPLRIQTALLARGQRVSDTLIRNGLLYHEVSGVDAAQWLAPSSSSSNVFVLDVRTKAEYAKQRIPGARLIPVEDLEIRYQAELPIESEKILVYCAGGDRSRLACDFLSRHSYPNIYLLKNGLQGWTGPLEGNSSGALIQISSKSRVSSPSVE; from the coding sequence ATGGATAGCCTAGGAATAATTTTCGGCGGTCTCGGTTTGTGTCTCGCGAGTGTGGCGCTCTGGTCTGTTAGGCGACTCCATCAGGATCTTATACGCCTCAAACGTGAGCAATATAACCTTGAGCAAAAGGTGGGCGCACTTTCTGGAAAAATTGAATCAGCCGTAGAGCCTTTACGCATCCAGACGGCACTTTTAGCTCGAGGACAGCGCGTCTCCGATACGTTGATTAGAAATGGCCTGCTGTATCATGAGGTTTCCGGCGTGGATGCAGCCCAATGGCTGGCGCCATCTTCCTCTTCATCGAATGTTTTCGTGTTGGATGTCCGCACCAAAGCCGAATATGCCAAACAGCGGATTCCTGGTGCTAGATTGATTCCTGTTGAGGATTTAGAAATACGCTACCAGGCGGAACTTCCGATTGAATCTGAAAAAATCCTGGTGTATTGCGCGGGTGGTGACCGGAGTCGTCTTGCCTGCGATTTTCTGAGTCGACATAGTTATCCCAATATTTATCTTCTGAAAAATGGATTACAAGGGTGGACGGGCCCCCTCGAAGGGAATTCGAGCGGTGCTCTCATTCAAATATCGTCAAAGTCACGGGTTTCTTCACCTTCTGTAGAATAG
- the ald gene encoding alanine dehydrogenase: protein MVIGVPKEIKDHEFRVALTPHGVKELCGRGHRVVIQQGAGEGSGFSDDLYRQAGAVLAQTMKATYGEAQLIVKVKEPQSEEWMLLRKDHVVFTYLHLAASKALTEALLRIGCAAIAYETTEDAKGQFPLLRPMSEIAGRMSVQIGAHYLEKQRGGSGVLLGGVPGVPPGEVVVLGSGVVGTSAVKIAVGMGANVTVLSLDLWQLRTLEDHYPGRLVTVASTQSMIHHFLSRADLVIGAVYLPAARTPRVITRPMIADMKPGSVVVDVSVDQGGCAETTRPTTHSDPVYVVDGVLHYAVANIPGIVPYTSTLALTNATLPFIVQLVEEGLEGSLRNHPGLRNGLNVFSSRVTCQAVADAHGFPYEPFPS, encoded by the coding sequence ATGGTGATTGGGGTCCCAAAAGAAATTAAGGATCATGAATTTCGTGTGGCACTGACTCCTCATGGGGTGAAGGAATTGTGTGGTCGCGGGCATCGGGTCGTCATTCAACAGGGAGCCGGAGAGGGGAGTGGGTTCAGTGATGACCTCTATCGGCAAGCAGGTGCCGTTCTGGCCCAAACCATGAAAGCGACGTATGGAGAGGCTCAACTCATTGTGAAGGTCAAGGAGCCGCAATCTGAAGAGTGGATGTTGCTGAGGAAAGATCATGTGGTCTTTACTTACCTGCACCTGGCGGCCTCTAAAGCCTTGACAGAGGCTTTGCTCAGGATCGGGTGCGCAGCCATCGCCTACGAAACGACTGAGGATGCAAAGGGACAATTTCCTCTTTTGCGTCCCATGAGTGAAATTGCCGGACGAATGTCGGTACAAATTGGGGCACATTATTTGGAAAAGCAACGTGGAGGTTCCGGGGTCTTGTTAGGTGGGGTGCCCGGAGTTCCGCCAGGGGAGGTCGTGGTATTGGGCTCGGGGGTCGTGGGTACCTCTGCCGTCAAAATTGCGGTGGGGATGGGAGCCAACGTTACGGTGTTAAGTCTGGATCTATGGCAGTTACGCACTTTGGAGGATCACTATCCCGGACGCCTCGTCACAGTGGCTTCCACCCAGTCCATGATTCACCACTTTCTCTCTCGTGCCGATCTTGTGATTGGAGCCGTGTATCTTCCTGCGGCACGAACGCCTCGGGTGATCACAAGACCCATGATTGCTGACATGAAACCGGGATCAGTGGTGGTCGATGTTTCGGTTGATCAGGGTGGGTGTGCGGAGACGACCCGTCCGACCACGCATAGCGATCCGGTCTATGTTGTCGATGGAGTCCTGCATTATGCCGTCGCAAATATTCCTGGAATTGTGCCGTATACATCGACTTTAGCCTTGACCAACGCCACTTTACCTTTTATAGTCCAGCTGGTCGAAGAAGGGTTGGAAGGTTCCCTGCGCAACCATCCTGGCTTACGAAATGGATTGAACGTGTTCAGTAGTCGTGTAACATGTCAAGCCGTTGCCGATGCTCATGGATTTCCGTATGAGCCTTTTCCTTCTTGA
- a CDS encoding (2Fe-2S) ferredoxin domain-containing protein: MSKFTHHIFVCINERPKGDPRGCCSALGSVGLHAFFKKEVERLGLKGIVRANKAGCLDQCEYGPSVVIYPEGVWYWVGQEADVTEIMERHIGKGEIVERLLMPGKNGSLPTVNS, translated from the coding sequence ATGAGTAAATTCACCCATCATATTTTTGTGTGCATCAATGAACGGCCCAAGGGAGATCCACGAGGATGTTGCTCAGCCTTAGGATCTGTCGGATTACATGCGTTTTTTAAAAAAGAAGTCGAGCGGTTAGGGTTAAAAGGAATTGTCCGCGCAAACAAAGCCGGATGTCTGGACCAATGTGAGTACGGACCAAGCGTCGTCATTTATCCCGAAGGCGTTTGGTATTGGGTTGGCCAGGAAGCTGATGTCACCGAAATCATGGAGCGACATATCGGTAAAGGGGAAATTGTGGAACGGCTCCTGATGCCAGGGAAAAATGGTTCCTTACCCACAGTCAACTCCTAA